One Aegilops tauschii subsp. strangulata cultivar AL8/78 chromosome 7, Aet v6.0, whole genome shotgun sequence genomic window carries:
- the LOC109759985 gene encoding uncharacterized protein, protein MAVQSTCPLCDCVDSWRHALVSCTMSRCVWALSDEVLVSKMSENLEANARIWLFQFSESLDHASFTWLVITLWSIWYARRKAIYESIFQSPQQTTSFVNKYIDELGQLNARKEHQITQTASSAQQKRWLPPPNGKVKFNVDGAVARSWRGGAAAAICRDQDGLYLGSSAVVL, encoded by the coding sequence ATGGCGGTACAGTCTACGTGCCCTCTGTGCGACTGTGTTGACTCATGGAGACATGCGCTGGTGTCGTGCACGATGTCCCGCTGCGTGTGGGCTCTATCAGATGAGGTACTTGTTTCCAAAATGTCGGAGAACTTGGAAGCTAATGCTCGGATTTGGTTGTTTCAGTTCAGTGAATCCCTGGACCATGCAAGCTTCACATGGCTGGTAATCACACTATGGTCTATATGGTATGCAAGGAGGAAGGCTATATATGAATCAATCTTTCAAAGCCCGCAACAGACCACATCTTTTGTGAACAAATACATTGATGAGCTGGGCCAGTTGAATGCCAGGAAGGAGCACCAGATAACACAAACAGCATCATCTGCCCAGCAGAAGAGGTGGCTGCCACCTCCGAATGGCAAGGTAAAGTTTAATGTGGACGGAGCGGTGGCCAGGTCTTGGCGTGGAGGGGCTGCTGCAGCGATATGCCGGGATCAGGACGGCCTATACCTGGGATCATCGGCGGTCGttttgtag